TCCCGAATATGCTTTCAACGATTTTCGCCGATCGAATTGGCCCGGCATTGTTCTCAACCAAGTGATCCAGGTTCGCCCCGGAAAGCGGCTCCCCATCTGTCACCAGATCATCAATGTCCACACTGACACTGTAGCCGGGCTCCGATCGGGTCTCGTTCCAGCGATAACTTCCGTCGGCCTGCAGTTGCCTGTGCCTCGTTACCTGGGGGACACCTGTCCAGAACGCGCGGGCGACTGCGTGCGCCGCCGCTGTCCGGTCGTCCGGATGGACCAGTCTCAGGGAATGGTGAGCGTCGGAGGCTGCTTCCTTCTCGGCCGCAATGATCACGTCAGCGGATCGCTCTGTGGCTGCGGACGGCGAATCGCCTTCAATCAATGTGCCATACCATGCAACGGCGTTACCTTCGCTATCGCACAGCGGCTGTCCGGAGATTCGGCTCCAACCGTAAGCACCGCTCGCGCGCAAAATGCGGTGCTCCACATTGTAGTGCTCACCTGTCTGCAGGCAGCGACGCCACTCGGCCACGGCTCGGTCATAGTCGTCTGGATGGATTAGCCGCTTCCAACCCGCGGGGCCACCTTCTGACGAAGTGTTGAACTCCTCCAGCGTCGTGCCGAGAAGCGATAGCGTGCTGGGAGTAACATAGCTGAATCTGCCGGCCGCGTCTGTCGCCCACCCATTGCCGACCACGCTTTCAATGATCCGAGCCGCCCGCAACGCTTCCGCGTCGGGTTCGCCAAGCGAGTTGAACGCTGTCGTCATTGTCTTCTCCTGCCGGACAATGAAAGGCGGAGACTGTCAGCGCCTTCTTTAACTCTCATCATTGACCATCTGGGCTCGTGAATTCGTTTTTCCGATCTTAACCGGACCACGCCGCAGCCGCACCTCATGGAAATCCATGAGATGTGAGTGACCAAACCTCCGGGTGAGGCACCTACACGTCCCGATTGAAGCTATAGCCTTTCACGCGGAGAAATCGAAAACCTAGCCGTTAAAAACGCATGCCTTCACCGACATACAGAAAGCCTCGGGCCTCGCCTCAACTACGCTGAGCAGTCCCCGGAACTCCCCGTGAAATTCATCTTCGCCATGCCGGTATTTTCGTAATGTTTGCCGCAACACTCGTTCGGGGCAAAGGCCAAATGCCCGCTCGCCTCCAAGCTGCCAAGATCGGCCGTCCACAGCGTGTATCGCAATGCCGGCTTCAGGGTGATCGCGATGCCGGCCTCCGGCAGTGCCACCGATCTTGAGACGCCTGCCAATCCAAGTGGTTTGCCTATCGAAGTTTTTGACGGGCTGAGCCAAGCGCTGCAAGTCGGGCGCAGTTCTATCTCGATTTTGCGAGCGGCCCGTTCTAAGTGTTCAACCGATCCGACGCGAAGCCATTGCGAGCGTCGTTCACACATGATGGGCGCCGCCAATGCCCAGATTCAATTCATCAAGGCCTTTTCGGAGACCCACTTCACCGAACACCTCCAAGTCAATCGACTTGTCTCCGTTCGTGATGCATGGCGACGACGACTAGATCGTTCCGATCCATGACTCGGCGCTACTCTCGCGAACACTGAAGCGAGCAACACTCAAGGTCTATGAGAAATTTCCGCACGGCATGTGCACGACGCAGGCCGACACTATCAAATCCTGACCTGCTCACCCTAGTCAGGTCGTAGGCTCGCGCCGCCTCCCCCCGACAAGAGCCCAGTCTGGCTGCCGCTCCGATCGGCAGGCAATCCCCCTTCACAAACAGGAGCAAGAGAACGATCAGAACGACCATCTTCATCGCTGCTATCGCAGCCACCTCCCTATACGCTGGTGCAGATGATTTTCGGCTCGGATATCGCAATATGTACTTCGAGCCGTGTCAACCGGACGAGGTACGGACGACGAAAGCAGGGGTTTTTCCGGTTTCTCTCTGCAGCCAACGAAGAGGCAGGCGAGCTTCTTACCTGTCCGGCTTCCGATTTTTGAGCACAGGGGCATTCCGCTCTTGCGCAAAGCACGATGAACGTCAGGACGAATGAGATGTCCGAGATGCCCGCGACCACCAACTTCTCCAACGCACCCGGCGCGGCCGTGCCTCAGCCGCGGCCGGCTGCCTTCGTCGAGCAGCCAGCTCGGCCCTCGGCGGAAGAGCCGAGTGCCTTGCCGGTTGGTACGGAAGCTACTCCCGGCGACGTCACTGCGGCGGTATCTAGGAGCCGCCGCCTCAAGCGGATCGCATTCGCGGCGACGTTTCTGATTTGCGCAGCCGCGGGAGGTGATTGGGGCTATGGCTACTGGACCGCAGGCCGGTATCTGGAGTCTACCGACGACGCCTATTTGAAAGCCGACTACACGACGGTGGCGCCGAAGATATCGGGCTACATTGCCGATGTGCCGGTGCATGACAACCAGACTGTCGAGACCGGGCAGGTTCTCGCCCGCATCGATGACCGCGACTTCCGTGCCGCGCTCGCCCAGGCTGATGCCGAGGTCGAGGCCGCCGAGGCGGCCGTCCGTAATCTCGACGCACAGATCGCGCTCCAGCAGTCGCTGATCCTGCAGGCAAAGGCGACAGTCGCCGCAACGCAAGCTTCGCTGGCGTTCGCCAGCACCGACGCCGACCGCTATGCGACGTTGGCAAGGAGCGGCACCGGTACTGCGCAGAAAGCCGAAGCAAGCCGCGCCCAGGCCGATCAACTCATCGCCGGGTTGCAGCGCGACCAGGCTTCCCTAGCCGCCGCAAAGGCTAAGATCGACGTACTCGCCACCGAGCGCGACAGTGCCGTTGCCCAAACGGATCGCGCCGAGGCAGCTTCCGATCAGGCCCGACTGAACCTTTCCTATGCCACAATCACGGCACCGGTCGACGGCACGGTCGGCGCGCGCACGCTCAGGGTTGGACAGTATGTGGCATCAGGCACGCAGTTGATGGCTGTGGTGCCGCTGCATGCCGTCTATGTCGTCGCCAACTTCAAGGAGACGCAGCTCGCTCATGTGCGTCCCGGGCAGCCGGTGCGCGTCGCCGTCGACGGCTTCCCTGGCGTCGAATTGACTGGTCAGGTCGACAGCCTGTCGCCGGCGAGCGGCCTGGAATTCGCATTGCTGCCGCCCGACAACGCGACCGGCAACTTCACCAAGATCGTGCAGCGTATCCCGGTGAGGATCTCCATCGACAATCACAAGCTCGACGGGCTGCTCAGGTCCGGCATGTCCGTCGAGCCGACCATTAACACCAAAGCGGCCGTGCTGGCCGACGGTCGTTCCTCAGTTTCGCGATGATTGACACTGGCGCCGTTCTTACTGGCGCTTGAGGAGTTGCAGCAATGAAAACCGCCGTCTCCTCGCTTCCGACGTCGGCCGGCGACGTCCAGAACGCGGCCGGATCTGCTGGTGCCGCCAATTCGCTGCGGGTCTGGGTGGCGGTGGTCGGCTCTGCTCTCGGAGCATTCATGGCCGTGCTCAATATTCAGATCGTCAATGCCTCGCTTGCCGACATCCAGGGGGCGATTGGGGCTGGCATCGATGACGGTGGCTGGATCTCGACGTCCTACCTCATAGCGGAGATTGTGGTGATCCCGCTGACCGGCTGGCTGTCTCAGGTCTTCTCGCTGCGGATCTATCTGATCACCAACGCGGTGCTGTTCCTCGTCTTTTCGGTCGCCTGCGCCTTCGCCGCCAATCTAGGTCAGATGATTGTCCTACGAGCGATCCAGGGTTTTACCGGCGGCGTGCTCATCCCGCTCGCCTTCACCATTGTCATCACGATGTTGCCGAAAGCCAAGCAGCCGATCGGCCTGGCCCTGTTCGCGCTGTCGGCCACCTTCGCGCCAGCGATAGGCCCGACCATCGGCGGCTATCTCACCGAGAACTGGGGCTGGCAATACATCTTCTACGTCAACCTGGTGCCGGGCGCGCTGATGGTCGGCATGCTGTGGTTTTCGCTCGACGGCCAACCGATGCGGCTTGGCCTGCTCGCCAAAGGCGACTGGCCGGGCATTGTCACCATGGCCATCGGACTGGCGGCCCTGCAGACCATACTTGAGGAAGGCAACAAAGACGACTGGTTCGGCTCGCCCTTTATCGCGCGGCTGGCAATCGTCGCCGCGGTGTCGCTGACCCTGTTCGTCTGGATCGAGCTGACTTCGAGCCATCCGCTGCTGAACCTCAGACTGCTGGTACGCCGCAACTTCGGCTTCGGCGTCCTCGCCAACTTCCTGCTTGGTGTCGCGCTCTACGGATCGGTCTTCATCGTACCCGTCTATCTCGCCCGCATTCAGGGCTACAATGCCGAGCAGATCGGCATGGTGCTCGCCTGGACCGGCCTGCCGCAGCTTGTCCTGATCCCGCTTGTACCTGGCCTTATGCAGCGCTTCGACATCCGTCTCGTCATCGCGATCGGCTTCGCCCTGTTTGCCGCATCCAACTTCATGAACGTCCACATGAGCGGAGCATATGCCGGCGACCAGCTGTTCTGGCCGAACATCGTGCGCGCCATCGGCCAAGCCCTTATATTGGCGCCGCTTTCGGCAATAGCCACGTCAGGCATCGAGACGGAAAATGCCGGCTCTGCCTCGGCCCTGTTCAATATGACCCGCAACCTCGGCGGCGCCGTCGGCATCGCGCTGCTGCAAACCTTCCTCACCAAGCGCGAGCAGTACCATTCGAACGTGCTGGTACAATCGGTATCCCTGTTTCAAGAGGCAACGCGCGTCCGCATTGTGCGGCTCACCGCCTATTTCCATTCGCATGGTATCAACGACCAGGCGCTCGCTGCACAAAAAGCGATTGCTGCGATCGCGCTGAGGGTACGCCAGCAGGCCTTCGTCATGGCCTTCAACGACACCTTCTTCCTGCTTGGCGTTAGCTTAATAATCGCGTTGTCGGCCGTCCTGTTGCTAAAGAAGCCGGGTCATATAGCAGCCGGCGGCGCCCACTAACCTACTGGGGGAAGCCGGGAACGCCACCGGACATCAATTCGCTGGTTCGAGCTCCAGGGCCAGTAGGCTTCATAGGACGCGGCTTTGGCATGGCCGCACTAGGATGCAGTGTGAATTCGCGAGCCGTGATAGGTGCTGCGCCAAGCGCTGACGATGCTCACGCCGGTTGCCGCGCCATTGCGCGACCACAGATGTGCCGGGCACCAGCGAAGAGAAATCGACCTCGACCGTAGCAAGGTCTTCAACAGGTAACACCAGCTCGGCGGGCCGTCTTTCGGGTTCGCCAGGATTGCTCATGATGAAGGTCTCTGTTGCTGGAAAGTGCTTCATCGCGCCGGCGGCAATCGAGCAGGCATGTCTGCGGCCGTGGTCATCTCTTTGCTCAAGTGGCACCATGGGGGCCGAGGCGGGATATCAGTCATTGTGCCAACAGTGTGTGCGCCCGATACTTTCGCTTATTATTTCCTCAGCGAAGGATTGGCCTGATAACCGAGAACGCCATGCGGCGACAGGCGGTCTTGGCTCTTCCGGCGACCATTTCTCACGCCAGGCTTGGCGCGCGCGGCAATCAAAGAACAATTGTCTCGGCGCGCTCACACCTCGGCATAGGCATACCTACCTGTCTGCACCGTAGCCGTCTTTCCTGCCAAGTGCGAGCCTTCCAACGCGCTATCCGGAACGACCGGCGCCAAGTGGCCGAACGGGCTCGTGCCCCTCCATTTGCGGAACGTCATCTGCATTCAGACAAGAGAAAGATCGTGAAACTCTACTACAGTTCCTTCGCCTGCAGTTCGGCTGACCACATCGCGCTTGAGGAGGCCGGCGCTTCCTTCCAGCGCGAGGCGATAGACCTCCAGACGAAACGAATGGCTTCCGGGCACGACTTCCTCACGATCTCGGCAAAGGATAGTGGCGAAACGCTGACCGGGAACGGCACGCACGACGGCGAGCATGTTTGGTTTCAATGCTGGCAAGGAGACGCAACATGAAAATTGTGGTCATTGGCGGCTCACGTTATATAAGAGCACGCACCGTCAAGAAACTGCAGCGTAAGGGCCACGAGGTGGAGGCTGCGGCCTCACTCCCTCACGTCGACAACTACATTGCGGACTATCGCGATGCTGGCTACGCTGGCCAAACTCTGAGGCGTCTGCTCCTGCATTTGGCGTCGCTCGTTCATGAGCTGTGGCGTCAAGGACGAATATGGCGCGGCAAGCTTTGCATTCGGGTCGAAGGACATGACCCCAAAGCGATGTAGATCGCAAGCGCATGACGCGCTTAGAAGCACTCTCGGCCTAGTCAAGGCGGCCGGAGTGAAGGGACTACGGTAATCGTTTTGAGGCCGGCCAGGATGCTCGGGTCAGCAGTGTCGACAAGATGCGTGAGGCCCTTGAAACAGCAGGCGCATCGACCACTGCGGCGCGATACCGCCCTTACCGACCTTCACGAGCAGGCCTTCCTTGCACATCGGGGACAAGTAATAGCGAGGGATTCCTGCATTTGACAAATCACAGGTCCGCACCTCACAGCCCTTGTAGCCAGAGCAACAGCTTGGTTGAGAAGTGATGGTTTGGGACCGCAAAGCGAAGTGCCTCCGCATGGTGTGCCGTCCAGAATTATCTGTCGCTGTCCGGAATTAATCAGGCCGTCGCCGTCGTGCGCAAGCGCCAACGCTGAGATACTGACGCCATCTGGCTCAAGTCTCAAGCGATTGGGGAGGAAGTATAGAGCTGAACCTCGGTGCTCAGGTTTTACCAATCCTGTCGTCTTGGGTCGACCAATCCGTTGTCGACCGTGAGCGGGTTTACCAATAAGGGCGGCTATATTCTACGCAAATCCAATCGCTTAATGCCAATCCAGAATTAACTGTCATTGAGGCCATTAGTAAACTCGATCTTTGATCGGAAACCCCTACCCTCAGCCAGAAAACTCTCCTGTTTTCAATCGCCCGCCCGCCAGCAACCCATAATTCCGGACTGGTTACCCCGTGAAATGCTCAATAATTCCGGACGTCGCACCAGACTGCCATTTATGCGGCTTTTTGAGCACAAACCAGGAACAACCCCCGTTTCCATTCATCGAAATGTTGCGATGCTCCCTGACGTGGGATCAGGGCCGTCGCTTGACTCAGACATGTTCCTCTGGGGTCTCGACCTCTTCAATCATAGTTATTACTGAGAAGCCCATGAGGCGCCCGCAACGCTCGCCGAACAAGCCAAAGTCGCAGCAAGGATCCCCGCAACCCTGAAGGCGACGGCGCTCGGTCAGCCTCAACCCGTGTTGACTTCATTCTCGGCCAAGCTTCGGTGCGTCGCACCGTCGCCGACAGACACTCGTTCCTCCGACTGACCCCATGGGCCAGAAACACGTTCTTCGCCAATCGTCGCGGATAAACTCCAGCCCAAAGTCTTAGACGGGATGCAACGCTGACACCATGGTGGTACTATTTGCGCCGTGAAAGAAACCGCCTCTCATGAACGACCTGGTCAGCGATTCCATAATTTCGTTGCCACCCTGGAGCGTATGTTCGCGCACCATGACGGCGTGACGGTGGATTCCTCCTTACGGTTACCCGACAAGGACACCGGGCGGCTTCGCGAACATGACGTGGTGATTATCCGTCGTACTCATCACGGGCCCAACCTGACGGCCATTGAATGCAGGGACCAAGGGCGAAAGGTGGGAGTTCCTCAGATTGAGGCCTTCGCTAAGAAGTGTGAAAAGACTGGAATCCATCGCGGAATCGTTGTTGCTGCGAACGGCTTTACACGCACCGCCCGCACCAAGGCAAAGGCACTGAACCTGACATGCATGGACTTGGCCGAGGCGGAATCCTTTGAATGGATTGGCACCGTCACCATCGTCGGCCAATTCTACAACTTCACCGCGATCGGGGCCTGCGTTGGCGTGGTGGAAAACGGGCGAAAGGTCACGAATCCATCCGCAGTCTATACGTCTGACGGCTTGCCCTACCCCGGCGAGGGTATTCAATCCCTCATCATGGACAAATTGCCCCCGGAGGCCCGCAATCCGACCCGCCAGACCCTCAACAGTCAAATCGTTGCTCCGATGGACGGACTGTACGTCATCGACGCTCTGGGCCAGCGCTTCCAAGTGAAGGATATCACATGCACTTACGCACTGGAGATTGAGGTTACGGAGCGCCCAATTACGTTCCATTACTACGCCGGAGAAAGCGCAGCGCTGGAGATCGCGTCCGGACAAATTACGTTCCCGAGTGGGCAGTCTACGTTGGCATTCATCAAATCAAAGGACGGCATTATGGGCTACCTCGTCTCAACGGGAGCGTTGGACCATCGAGTGAAGATCGGCAATCTACCGGAACGGCGCTTCGTCTAGATTCTCGTAGAATCTTCAGCAGTCGGCACTAGTTTTGGCAACCTAGGACCACGCGGCTCATAATTTGGCCGTCTCCGGCCACTCCATAGCCTCGTACCCTCGCGAACATTTCCTGTAGGCCCAGCAAATACATACATAGGATTCAGACAAATGCATTGCCGGGAGGGAATATGAAAGAGCGGTTTGAAGGCGGCAACAGTTCGGCGCTTATCGCTAGTCTGAAGCGGCAGTTTGACAGTGGTGACGCAGCGGTCGCTGAGGCAATCGCGACGGCTGGCGAGCTCGTAGAATACAAGGCCGCGGATACGCTCATTGCCGAAGGCGGTGAGGACAACGACGTGTTCTTTCTTGTCGCCGGCGGCGTCTCTGTAGTGGTCAAAGGTCAAGAGGTGCGAACTCTAAAGGCCGGTGCGCACGTCGGCGAGATGGCCGCGATAGAGCCTTCCCAGCGGCGGTCCGCCTCAGTGTTCGCTGAAGATACGGTCGTAGCGATAAAGATGTCGGGGGCAGAATTCTCGGCTTTGGCTGACAAGTTTCCGGGTTTGATCTGGAAATCCGTAGCCCAAGAGTTGTCGCGGCGGCTATTCGATCGCAATCGACTCATGACGACCCCCAACGAGAAGCCGAGGATGTTTATAATGTCGTCTGTGGAGGGGCTCGACGTTGCGAATGAAATCCAGACCGGTCTCCAGCATGACGTACTTGCAACCGTGTGGCCGAACGGCGTCTTCTGGGCGGGCGGCTATCCGCTTGAATCTCTGGAACTAGCCGTGGCCGAAAGCGATTTCGGTGTAGCGGTCGCACTATTCGAGGACATCGTCGAAACCAGCCGAGGCGCTCGCAATTCTGCCATCCGAGACAACGTGCTCTTTGAGCTTGGCATGTTCATGGGACGCCTTGGTCGGCGTCGCAGTATCCTAGTATATCCGCGCCAAACGGGGATAAACCTTCCGTCGGACCTCCATGGTCTGACGCCAGCGTCTTTCGCAACGGGCGATCCCAGCACGCTGGCGTCACGCCTTGGACCGGTTTGCACGCAAATCCGAAAAATCGTGCGGCAACTCGGCGTTAAGACACCAAATTCCTGAGCCAATCCAGACTGGCTTCCATGAGGCTCCTCTTCCTTGCTGCGGTGCCAACATCACCGACGACGGTCACCGACTCAGGAGGAAGTAATTGGGAAAATGCGGTCGCCGATAGGGCGAGCCTCGTGGAGCCGGTACGACGGACAATCAACAGGACAGCGAAATTCACGCCTACTTTCGGGTCGCTTACAATCGATCGCATCGTCCTGACATCGTCGGCACTTGGGATCGGGTCGAAGCTCGGATGCGAGTGCCATTCACCCAGATAATTGTACCGCTCAAAATCTCTGCCTGTTCGCTCGAAAAATTCTCGCAGGAATTCCGCGTGCAATACAGGATCGCGTTCGAAATGTGTGGGAGTGCCATGGCTCGTCTGGATTGAAATATCGACAATCCGAAACGTTTCGTCCGTCACGTGCTCGCCGACGATAAGACCACCGATCTCCTGGCGTCTAGCTTTCGCCAGCGCGATATTGAGCCGCGACGCTATATCATCCGGCAGGAGGAGTTTGACCAAATGATCTCCCAAGTATTTGGATAATACGTGCCCGTTCGGCAGCTACGTCGGCTTCGTCGAGAATGTTCTGCTCCGCAATAACCTGAGAGGCCAGTCCGACGTCAACAGGTTCCGTATGGAACGGCTCACTGTACAGCCATCCTTCCGCAAGCCCGATGAAATATACTGAGTGTGGAAAAATGGATGGCGAGCGAGGGATCAACAGGTCGATCGCGAATCGCGAGGCGTGAGCTGCGATAACAGACACATCTGCATCATCTGCGACCCAAGGAATGCCTACATTTCGATCCTCATATGACCTTTCGGGGCGCTCAACCACGAGTCCCTTCTCGGCGCACCAATTTTCGATCACTCGCCGCATCAGTGCTGGGCCGGGCTCAATGCCTGGCCGATGACGAGCGATCAGGCCGCCGATACCCCCGCCGTGAATTTCCGCCCATATCATTGGCTTCGCACCACTTTCGGCGGCGGCGCACAGATAGTTGAACGCCTCTGCGCTAGATGTCGCGTCAACAATAAGGTCGCACTGCGAGATGACTTCGATGAGCCCTTCGAGACTACCGCTCGACTCCTGTCCGCCAAGCCGCTGTCGACGAATGTCAGTTTGGGCCATCGGATTCACTAACTGGACGCGACGTGCAACGCCGTCTGCTTTGTGTGTCACGATATCCCGCCAATCGAGATCATGCCGCACGAAGTTACCGGGCATAAGAACGTCATCATCGACTAGAAGAAAATTCCCAACGCCAGATCTGGCAAGGCTCGCTGCAACCTTGCTACCGAGTGATCCGCAGCCTACGATAGCCACCTTCCTTTCCAAGAGAGAGCGATGGTCCTCGCCCAGTCGATCCACGACTAGCTCGGGACCGACGATGGTCACCTTGGAAACGGAGTCTCCATACATCCGAAAGGCGTGAAGCGCTTTGCCCTGCATAAGCAGGACAACCCTTCTATTATCATCCAGCGGGAACCATTGGGCAGCCAAGTCAGCGCGAAAGTCTTTAACTGTCGCAATGGTTGGAAGGCTCGTTGCCGACGGCCATGGAATTAGAACCCCGTCGATGTTGAAGGATTCCGCTCGGAGGGGCTTTGGGATTGACGCGTCACGCCAGACTTCGGCACCATTCCGAGCAAAAAGTGAAGCGTAATATATGACGGCTTCGTCGTGTACTATGCAGTCGACCTTCCCTTCCAGGGGCACGTCTTGAGTGGCGGCAAATTCCAGCAAAGATGTCGTCGCTGCAAGCCGGCTCACCGTCCAACGAAGGTCCTGGCCGAGGGTCGTCTGATGCCGAGATGGAATTTCGGAGCTTGGTATTCGCTCCACCTCCATTTCAAGCAGACTATAGGCACTTCGAACCATATCTGCGCCTGTAAAATCCGAGTTCCAGTTGTCGGCGCCAATTTCAAGACATAACTCACCGCCAGCTCCCCACTGGTGGCTGGACCATCTAGACGTATCGCCTCGTTGCATCACGAGCGGCGGTGAATGAGGAAAATGGTTGGGATATCGAAGATAAATCGGAAATATGCGTTCTCCGATCAAGATGTCGGCGTCCCAAACCAAACGAAGATGTTCATCGATTCGCCAATCGAGCGGGCGTAACCATTGGACTTCCCCAACGAGCGCTTCGATGGCGAGCCGCTCGTGCCGCGATCGATCCGCGTTCTGAAAATACCAGATCAAGAAAAGCCGTCTTTCTTGGCTGGTCCGGTCGGGCGATTCTGAAAACTGTAGGGACTTGCGGGAGCCGACGCTGGTTTCAGTAAGCCGGCGGTTGCAAAGGCCGCCGCTGCTTTGGCGACCTTGTCGCCCTTGGACGACAACTCGGTAACGGCTACATCGTAGTCCAAATTGGCGCGCTTCCGCCTCGAACCAAAAATACCGCGAACTGCATCATTGCCTTTGTCATAAGCATTCTGCCCGATAGCGGTTTCATGTTCTCCGCAACGATGCTGCTCCCGTTCCGCCTGTATGACTCCCCGGCTTACAGAACACCGGACAAGCGCGCCTTTTACCCCGAGTCTCGTGACTGTCATCGGTCCGAATTCGAACCCAACAGCAAGCCCAAGGTCTGTCGCATCAGTGCCGTCATCTTGCAGTTTCTCGATTGCCAGGTCGAAACTGCTTCGCATCCCACCGGCGCAGAGCACCATATTGCTGATCGTCGTCTCGCTATCGGTAGTCTGAGCAGTGCCCTCGACTAGAAGGCCATGCACACAATCGCCGATGAAACGAACCTTCCGGCCTGAAAAGTCTTTGTGAAGAACGGCATCGAGCTCGCTGCGAATGACATGAAGAGCGCGCACGACGTGCTTTGCACCACTGTCGTCGCCAATGTTTGCGCTGACGTAGTTGGTGAAGTTGTCGATGTCGCCGTAAACTGTCGCGGCATCTTGCCGGCGCGAATTCCGGACCGACAGCGTTTCAATATCGAGAGTGCTGTACGGCGGCGTGTGACCGCTGAAGCTGAAAGAACCAATTGGGTTGTTGGTCAAGTCAGTCTTCCACTCAGAGACGATCTGATCTGCTGTCACGCTCAGATTGGCTGATTTTTGCGATGTTTCGATTTCCGACGCCGAAAGCGGATTGACGTCTGGATTGTCGACGTCCTTCAATCCAATCACTTTGCGCGCGAGGTTCGTCAGATAAATCCCGGTAGCTTTCCCTCCCCCAGCCCGCTTGGCTGCATGGTTGGCGGGTTCACCCAAAAAAAGTGGTTCGCGGTGGCCGCGACGGCCATTGCTGACGGCAACGGCCTTCCCACTGTCGATACCCACTCGAACCTTCGCCGCAGGGTGGTCGGCGTCCTCACCTGTTCGCTTCAGGACATCAATGATCAACTGACCAATTGCCACGGCGCGATGGATACGCCCGTCTTCAGTGTCGTACGGCTTGGTGACCACTGAATGTAAGCGCTGATTGTGAAAATCAACGAAAAGCGCGTCGACTTCCTGCAGAATTCGATGCACCGCGCGATAATGGAGGTTAAGAAAACGCAAGGTCCGTTTGTGGCAGGTTTCACCCTCCACGGTCGTTACGTTCAACATATCATCGAGATTGACGATATCGGCATACAAATGCACGCCATCCACGCGATAAGCTACCGTGCGCGGAAGGTTGTCGAGGTTTATGTCGCGAACGTATTTACGGATCTCAATGTCCTCGAGGCGGACTTCACTCAGCCTAGTTTGAATGCGTTTCGCAGCACGATCACGATTCCAAGTCCGAGCCATGATTTCCCTCAAAAAAATTCCGACGACTTAAGCAGTGTTAGTGTATGTTCACGATAAGTTCCATCTAAATTTGCTGGAATTTACCTAGGAACAGCGCGCTTGTGGCTTGTGCCGTGCAGTGGGAGGCGACCGTGTGGTGTTGTGGCAGTACAATCAGTTTATGACGACGAAACACTGCGGGACGTCGTTCAGCGGCAGCCTGTCGGATTTTCCGGGGGCGAAATTCCGATATTTTGCGGCCGCCTCCCCGACGAAGCTTCACGACGGCCTTCATCCTTGGCAGCGTTGAAGTACTGCTCGCCGGGTTCTTCGATGGTGTGATCGGCCGCGTCCGCGTCGACCGCAGCTCTTTGGCTTGGTAGGTGTCG
The window above is part of the Mesorhizobium sp. B2-1-1 genome. Proteins encoded here:
- a CDS encoding type IV toxin-antitoxin system AbiEi family antitoxin domain-containing protein, with amino-acid sequence MRRHFALRSQTITSQPSCCSGYKGCEVRTCDLSNAGIPRYYLSPMCKEGLLVKVGKGGIAPQWSMRLLFQGPHASCRHC
- a CDS encoding TIR domain-containing protein; this encodes MKERFEGGNSSALIASLKRQFDSGDAAVAEAIATAGELVEYKAADTLIAEGGEDNDVFFLVAGGVSVVVKGQEVRTLKAGAHVGEMAAIEPSQRRSASVFAEDTVVAIKMSGAEFSALADKFPGLIWKSVAQELSRRLFDRNRLMTTPNEKPRMFIMSSVEGLDVANEIQTGLQHDVLATVWPNGVFWAGGYPLESLELAVAESDFGVAVALFEDIVETSRGARNSAIRDNVLFELGMFMGRLGRRRSILVYPRQTGINLPSDLHGLTPASFATGDPSTLASRLGPVCTQIRKIVRQLGVKTPNS
- a CDS encoding restriction endonuclease, producing the protein MKETASHERPGQRFHNFVATLERMFAHHDGVTVDSSLRLPDKDTGRLREHDVVIIRRTHHGPNLTAIECRDQGRKVGVPQIEAFAKKCEKTGIHRGIVVAANGFTRTARTKAKALNLTCMDLAEAESFEWIGTVTIVGQFYNFTAIGACVGVVENGRKVTNPSAVYTSDGLPYPGEGIQSLIMDKLPPEARNPTRQTLNSQIVAPMDGLYVIDALGQRFQVKDITCTYALEIEVTERPITFHYYAGESAALEIASGQITFPSGQSTLAFIKSKDGIMGYLVSTGALDHRVKIGNLPERRFV
- a CDS encoding Mov34/MPN/PAD-1 family protein, producing the protein MVKLLLPDDIASRLNIALAKARRQEIGGLIVGEHVTDETFRIVDISIQTSHGTPTHFERDPVLHAEFLREFFERTGRDFERYNYLGEWHSHPSFDPIPSADDVRTMRSIVSDPKVGVNFAVLLIVRRTGSTRLALSATAFSQLLPPESVTVVGDVGTAARKRSLMEASLDWLRNLVS
- a CDS encoding SDR family oxidoreductase; the encoded protein is MKIVVIGGSRYIRARTVKKLQRKGHEVEAAASLPHVDNYIADYRDAGYAGQTLRRLLLHLASLVHELWRQGRIWRGKLCIRVEGHDPKAM
- a CDS encoding MDR family MFS transporter — encoded protein: MKTAVSSLPTSAGDVQNAAGSAGAANSLRVWVAVVGSALGAFMAVLNIQIVNASLADIQGAIGAGIDDGGWISTSYLIAEIVVIPLTGWLSQVFSLRIYLITNAVLFLVFSVACAFAANLGQMIVLRAIQGFTGGVLIPLAFTIVITMLPKAKQPIGLALFALSATFAPAIGPTIGGYLTENWGWQYIFYVNLVPGALMVGMLWFSLDGQPMRLGLLAKGDWPGIVTMAIGLAALQTILEEGNKDDWFGSPFIARLAIVAAVSLTLFVWIELTSSHPLLNLRLLVRRNFGFGVLANFLLGVALYGSVFIVPVYLARIQGYNAEQIGMVLAWTGLPQLVLIPLVPGLMQRFDIRLVIAIGFALFAASNFMNVHMSGAYAGDQLFWPNIVRAIGQALILAPLSAIATSGIETENAGSASALFNMTRNLGGAVGIALLQTFLTKREQYHSNVLVQSVSLFQEATRVRIVRLTAYFHSHGINDQALAAQKAIAAIALRVRQQAFVMAFNDTFFLLGVSLIIALSAVLLLKKPGHIAAGGAH
- a CDS encoding HlyD family secretion protein, producing the protein MSEMPATTNFSNAPGAAVPQPRPAAFVEQPARPSAEEPSALPVGTEATPGDVTAAVSRSRRLKRIAFAATFLICAAAGGDWGYGYWTAGRYLESTDDAYLKADYTTVAPKISGYIADVPVHDNQTVETGQVLARIDDRDFRAALAQADAEVEAAEAAVRNLDAQIALQQSLILQAKATVAATQASLAFASTDADRYATLARSGTGTAQKAEASRAQADQLIAGLQRDQASLAAAKAKIDVLATERDSAVAQTDRAEAASDQARLNLSYATITAPVDGTVGARTLRVGQYVASGTQLMAVVPLHAVYVVANFKETQLAHVRPGQPVRVAVDGFPGVELTGQVDSLSPASGLEFALLPPDNATGNFTKIVQRIPVRISIDNHKLDGLLRSGMSVEPTINTKAAVLADGRSSVSR